The Streptomyces spororaveus genome includes a region encoding these proteins:
- a CDS encoding MMPL family transporter, with the protein MNTQSAQRPGLLHRSGHWCARHAWRVVALWVLALVGLGLANHTWGGSYADSFSLPGTSTQTGADLLTAHTTGSGGTASAIVITTEEGAVTDHRAAIGTAVADLGRLPDVLSVTDPLTTPGAVSPDGGTAQVTVRFDGNPASFDPAYLAEVDRAVEPLRADDVTVEYGAPLGQLASPKSADRASEAIGLAVAVLVLLIGFGSVAATGLPLVTAVIGLAVSLSGLGLLAGHFGFAQAAPTLAAMMGLGVGIDYALFLATRYRALLHAGTEPAEAVGRTVATSGRAVLVAAATVAMALGGLCASGVGFIGALGVAAGLSVLVAAAASVTLTPALLGLLGRRIDRFHVREPVAEPTGEADVWHRWAVRVSRRPWLFLVSGLLVLGVLAVPVASMQLGHVDAGAQSTSRTDRRAYDLITEGFGPGANGPLTVVTHLDSRHVESESLRQDLAASLRRDLAAVPGVASVTPPVPSPDHALIVTTVVPTTGPQDAATADLIHTLQDETVPRTLSGTGATGYVTGTTAAAQTFTDTLAAKLPLIIAVVVAAAFLLLLTVFRSPLVALKAAVLNLFSIAAAYGVVVAVFQWGWGGALLGITEKVPVESYVPMMMFAIVFGLSMDYEVFLLSRIRETWLRYGDNHLAVATGLAATARVITCAALIMTSVFLAFLLSTNVAVKMLALGLGVSVVIDATVVRLLLVPASMYLLGRANWWLPGWLDRFLPHLDPEGPAAGPEPAAGSDPAPETGTEPGLAPARGDLR; encoded by the coding sequence ATGAACACTCAATCGGCCCAGCGGCCGGGACTCCTGCACCGGAGCGGGCACTGGTGCGCCCGGCACGCCTGGCGGGTCGTCGCCCTGTGGGTACTGGCACTGGTCGGCCTCGGGCTCGCCAACCACACGTGGGGCGGCTCCTACGCGGACAGCTTCTCCCTCCCCGGTACCAGCACCCAGACGGGTGCCGACCTGCTGACCGCCCACACCACCGGGTCCGGCGGCACGGCCTCCGCCATCGTGATCACGACCGAGGAGGGCGCGGTCACCGATCACCGGGCGGCGATCGGCACGGCCGTCGCCGATCTGGGCCGGCTCCCGGACGTCCTGTCGGTGACCGACCCGCTCACCACCCCGGGGGCGGTCTCCCCGGACGGCGGGACCGCCCAGGTGACCGTGCGCTTCGACGGGAACCCGGCGAGTTTCGACCCCGCCTACCTCGCCGAGGTGGACCGCGCCGTCGAACCGCTGCGCGCCGACGACGTCACCGTCGAGTACGGGGCCCCGCTCGGCCAGCTGGCCAGCCCGAAGTCCGCCGACCGCGCCTCGGAGGCGATCGGCCTGGCCGTCGCCGTGCTCGTCCTGCTGATCGGCTTCGGCAGCGTCGCCGCCACCGGCCTGCCCCTGGTGACGGCCGTGATCGGCCTGGCCGTGAGCCTGTCCGGGCTCGGGCTGCTCGCCGGGCACTTCGGCTTCGCCCAGGCGGCCCCGACCCTGGCCGCGATGATGGGCCTCGGCGTCGGCATCGACTACGCGCTCTTCCTCGCCACCCGCTACCGGGCGCTGCTGCACGCCGGAACCGAACCCGCCGAGGCGGTCGGCCGTACGGTCGCCACCAGCGGCCGGGCCGTGCTGGTCGCCGCCGCCACCGTGGCCATGGCCCTGGGCGGGCTCTGCGCCTCCGGCGTGGGCTTCATCGGCGCCCTCGGTGTCGCCGCCGGACTCAGTGTCCTCGTGGCCGCCGCGGCCTCCGTGACGCTGACCCCCGCCCTGCTGGGCCTGCTCGGCCGCCGCATCGACCGCTTCCACGTCCGCGAGCCGGTCGCGGAACCGACCGGTGAGGCCGACGTCTGGCACCGCTGGGCCGTCCGGGTGAGCCGCCGCCCGTGGCTGTTCCTCGTCAGCGGCCTGCTCGTCCTCGGCGTGCTCGCCGTCCCCGTCGCGTCAATGCAGCTCGGACACGTCGATGCCGGCGCCCAGTCCACCAGCCGGACCGACCGCCGCGCCTACGACCTGATCACCGAGGGCTTCGGTCCCGGTGCCAACGGCCCGCTCACCGTCGTCACCCACCTCGACAGCCGGCACGTCGAGAGCGAGAGCCTGCGCCAGGACCTCGCGGCCTCGCTCCGGCGCGATCTGGCCGCCGTACCGGGCGTCGCCTCCGTCACTCCCCCAGTCCCCAGCCCCGACCACGCCCTGATCGTCACCACGGTGGTTCCCACCACCGGCCCGCAGGACGCGGCCACCGCCGACCTGATCCACACCCTGCAGGACGAGACGGTGCCGCGGACGCTGTCGGGCACGGGGGCCACCGGCTACGTCACCGGCACGACCGCCGCCGCCCAGACCTTCACCGACACCCTCGCCGCCAAACTCCCCCTGATCATCGCCGTGGTCGTCGCCGCCGCGTTCCTGCTGCTGCTCACCGTGTTCCGCAGCCCGCTCGTGGCGCTCAAGGCCGCCGTGCTCAATCTCTTCTCCATCGCCGCCGCCTACGGCGTGGTCGTCGCGGTGTTCCAATGGGGCTGGGGAGGCGCACTGCTGGGCATCACCGAGAAGGTGCCCGTCGAGTCCTACGTACCGATGATGATGTTCGCGATCGTCTTCGGGCTCTCCATGGACTACGAGGTCTTCCTGCTCTCCCGGATCCGCGAGACCTGGCTGCGGTACGGGGACAACCACCTGGCCGTCGCCACCGGACTCGCCGCCACCGCCCGCGTCATCACCTGCGCGGCGCTGATCATGACCAGCGTGTTCCTGGCGTTCCTGCTCTCCACCAACGTCGCCGTCAAGATGCTCGCGCTGGGCCTCGGCGTCAGCGTCGTCATCGACGCCACCGTGGTGCGCCTGCTGCTGGTGCCCGCGTCCATGTACCTCCTCGGGCGCGCCAACTGGTGGCTCCCCGGCTGGCTGGACCGCTTCCTTCCTCATCTCGACCCCGAGGGGCCCGCCGCCGGGCCCGAGCCCGCCGCCGGATCGGATCCCGCGCCGGAGACCGGTACCGAGCCCGGTCTGGCGCCCGCCCGAGGAGACCTCCGATGA
- a CDS encoding LmeA family phospholipid-binding protein produces the protein MKHPLRRTWAALRRRLVLTVTVTVVLLAVVATGTAEYTVRHRIQNRVAKAAPGLGDDVSVGVADGWALWDLAHGSIPRLDVSSDDARVGRLSQVRVRARLDDVRLGGTTTVAASHVDVTVSTQSLAAAIRGAVPSVAVAAVTTDPAKGTVLADVGPGGLGRLTLRPVLADGKVTLAVDGLTLFGRPVPTDRLGIGAGGFGPQAGVPKEYPLGLAATSAEVRPDGLHVALSGGPSTLSDA, from the coding sequence ATGAAGCACCCCTTGAGGAGGACCTGGGCCGCCCTGCGCCGCCGTCTCGTCCTCACGGTCACGGTCACCGTGGTCCTGCTGGCCGTCGTGGCCACGGGCACGGCCGAGTACACGGTCCGCCACCGCATCCAGAACCGTGTCGCGAAGGCGGCCCCGGGTCTCGGCGACGACGTGTCGGTCGGTGTCGCCGACGGCTGGGCCCTGTGGGACCTGGCGCACGGGAGCATCCCCCGGCTCGACGTCAGCAGCGACGACGCCCGGGTCGGGCGGCTCTCCCAGGTCCGCGTCCGGGCCCGGCTGGACGACGTCCGCCTCGGCGGGACGACCACGGTCGCCGCCTCCCACGTGGACGTGACGGTCTCCACGCAGTCCCTCGCCGCCGCGATCCGCGGCGCCGTACCGTCTGTGGCGGTGGCCGCGGTCACCACCGACCCGGCGAAGGGGACGGTCCTCGCGGACGTCGGCCCGGGCGGTCTCGGGCGGCTGACGCTGCGTCCGGTACTCGCGGACGGCAAGGTCACCCTCGCCGTGGACGGGCTCACCCTGTTCGGCCGCCCGGTCCCCACCGACCGGCTCGGGATCGGCGCCGGCGGCTTCGGCCCGCAGGCGGGCGTGCCGAAGGAGTACCCGCTCGGGCTCGCCGCCACCTCCGCGGAGGTCCGGCCCGACGGTCTGCACGTCGCCCTGTCCGGCGGACCCAGCACCCTGTCCGACGCCTGA
- a CDS encoding TetR-like C-terminal domain-containing protein, with protein sequence MDVSAISSTEDDDITPAAVIKDIARQQLVKRGAAGLSLDAVVRDGGLPAADVEAVFPHRDDLLTALVIDAYDASGAAMEQADRAAAEGGASGGARLLAVTRALRRWSFENPAEFTLIYGSPVPGYDAPQDTVPAASRTPAVLAGIVRSALEAGELTPPRRSVPGPPLLLPEAVQLFGGAPGAPFEDVVERGMVLWSGLIGLLVFQVFSRTHDSVRDEAAFFDYAVAVSAESIGLVVPLAGQTG encoded by the coding sequence ATGGATGTTTCCGCAATCAGTTCGACCGAGGACGACGACATCACCCCGGCGGCGGTGATCAAGGACATCGCCCGTCAGCAGCTGGTGAAGCGGGGCGCCGCCGGACTGTCCCTGGATGCGGTGGTCCGCGACGGCGGCCTTCCCGCCGCCGATGTCGAAGCCGTCTTCCCGCACCGCGACGATCTGCTGACCGCACTGGTCATCGACGCCTACGACGCGTCCGGCGCGGCGATGGAGCAGGCCGACCGGGCCGCCGCGGAGGGCGGCGCGTCCGGGGGCGCCCGGCTCCTCGCCGTCACCCGCGCGCTGCGGCGGTGGTCCTTCGAGAACCCCGCCGAGTTCACCCTGATCTACGGCTCACCCGTGCCCGGCTACGACGCCCCGCAGGACACGGTCCCGGCGGCCTCGCGCACCCCCGCGGTTCTCGCTGGCATCGTGCGCTCCGCGCTGGAGGCCGGTGAACTCACCCCGCCCCGGCGGTCGGTGCCCGGTCCGCCGCTGCTGCTGCCGGAGGCCGTGCAGCTCTTCGGCGGTGCGCCCGGGGCTCCGTTCGAGGACGTCGTCGAGCGCGGCATGGTCCTGTGGAGCGGTCTGATCGGCCTCCTGGTGTTCCAGGTCTTCAGCCGTACCCACGACAGTGTCCGGGACGAGGCCGCGTTCTTCGACTACGCCGTCGCCGTGTCCGCCGAGAGCATCGGCCTCGTGGTCCCCCTGGCCGGGCAGACCGGCTGA